CACGGGCGCAAAGCCTCCTCGACGTCGGACGCGATCCGGAAAACCGTGTGGAGCCGCGCAATCTCGAACACGCCCCGGACGCGGTCGTTCATGCCCGCCAGGACGAGTTGGCCTTTGTGTCGGCCGACGCTCTGGAGGGCTTCGACGAGCGTGGCGACGCCGCTCGAATCGATATACGACGTCTGCGAGAGGTCCAGGACGAGCCTTCCCGGTTTTTCGTCCGCCGCGCGGCGAAGGACCTCCCGCAGCGCCGGCGACGAAAAGACAGTCACCTCGCCCTCGGCCGAGAGCACGGTCGCGTTGCCCTC
Above is a genomic segment from Planctomycetota bacterium containing:
- a CDS encoding STAS domain-containing protein translates to MSGPFDCDSEDLKVRSRREGNATVLSAEGEVTVFSSPALREVLRRAADEKPGRLVLDLSQTSYIDSSGVATLVEALQSVGRHKGQLVLAGMNDRVRGVFEIARLHTVFRIASDVEEALRP